One window of Candidatus Neomarinimicrobiota bacterium genomic DNA carries:
- a CDS encoding methionine adenosyltransferase, with protein sequence MKKFRFTSESVTEGHPDKICDQISDAILDEIIAKDPDARVACEALTTTGMVLVVGEISTTCYVDIPQVVRNTLDYIGYNNPDFGIDAKTCAVITSIHEQSENIAIGVTETNDKEQGAGDQGMMFGFAIDETPELMPLPISLAHRLTRRLAEVRKKGILNWVRPDGKAQVTVEYEDGEPKWVPSVVIAVHHNPEVSHKQIVDDIKNYVIYPVLGEYVSKETKFYINATGIFTIGGPQADSGVTGRKIIVDTYGGMGRHGGGAFSGKDPSKVDRSASYMARHIAKNIVASGLAKKCEVQLAYSIGIANPVSVFVDTFGTGEVDEQKLAKAVMEIFPLKPAQIIKYLNLKRPIYLKTAAYGHFGRENDEDFTWEKRNMVEKLKDYFGVN encoded by the coding sequence ATGAAAAAGTTTAGATTTACTTCAGAATCGGTTACTGAGGGGCATCCGGATAAAATATGTGATCAAATTTCTGATGCCATTCTTGATGAGATAATAGCCAAGGACCCTGATGCAAGGGTGGCATGTGAAGCATTAACCACGACCGGAATGGTCCTTGTCGTTGGTGAGATTAGTACAACCTGCTATGTTGATATTCCACAGGTAGTAAGGAATACTCTTGATTACATAGGATATAATAATCCAGATTTTGGTATTGATGCAAAGACATGTGCTGTTATAACATCTATTCATGAACAAAGTGAGAATATAGCAATAGGAGTAACAGAGACAAACGATAAAGAGCAGGGAGCCGGCGATCAGGGGATGATGTTTGGTTTTGCTATTGATGAAACTCCAGAGTTGATGCCACTTCCTATTTCACTTGCACACCGGTTGACAAGGCGACTAGCAGAGGTCAGGAAGAAAGGTATTTTAAACTGGGTCAGGCCGGACGGTAAAGCACAGGTCACAGTTGAATACGAAGATGGAGAGCCGAAATGGGTACCGAGCGTAGTAATTGCAGTTCATCACAATCCTGAGGTTTCTCATAAGCAGATTGTTGATGATATTAAAAATTATGTAATATATCCAGTGCTTGGTGAATATGTATCCAAGGAAACAAAGTTTTATATAAATGCAACTGGTATTTTTACAATTGGTGGACCTCAGGCAGACTCTGGAGTTACAGGCAGGAAAATAATTGTTGATACCTACGGTGGTATGGGTCGTCATGGAGGCGGAGCTTTTTCTGGTAAGGACCCATCCAAAGTTGATAGATCAGCTTCATATATGGCAAGACATATAGCAAAGAACATAGTAGCAAGTGGATTGGCAAAGAAGTGCGAAGTTCAACTTGCCTATTCAATTGGTATTGCCAATCCAGTCTCTGTATTCGTAGATACTTTTGGTACTGGAGAGGTTGATGAACAAAAATTAGCTAAGGCTGTTATGGAAATTTTTCCATTAAAACCAGCGCAGATAATTAAATATCTAAATCTTAAGAGACCAATTTATCTTAAAACTGCAGCATATGGACATTTTGGAAGAGAGAACGATGAGGATTTTACTTGGGAAAAGCGTAATATGGTTGAAAAATTAAAAGATTATTTTGGGGTGAATTAA
- a CDS encoding NTP transferase domain-containing protein, protein MIDVIIPAAGLGKRLRPITLSIPKVLLPVADKPILGHILDRLKNLEIQEITIVIGYLGNQVVEYVMENYKGRKFRFVEQKDLLGLGHAVRLALKKKRTPVLIVLGDTIIDVDYKKIINKGENTIGVMEVENPRRFGVVEVNGRKIVDLVEKSENPPSNLAIAGVYYFKDQSLLKKGIDEIMKKGVKTKGEYQLTDAMRMLIEKGVDLWIEPIDACYDCGTREALLESNRVLLNKFKTAIYSFKDSIIIPPVYIHPDADVRKSIIGPYVSIGANTIIEYSIIKDSIIDKNSTAREAIIKESLIGNNSHIRGSSVILEVGGYPSMDLA, encoded by the coding sequence ATGATTGATGTAATAATTCCTGCAGCAGGATTAGGTAAAAGATTAAGACCAATTACGTTATCGATACCCAAAGTCTTGTTACCGGTAGCAGATAAGCCGATTCTTGGACACATTCTTGACCGACTAAAAAATCTGGAGATCCAAGAGATAACAATAGTAATAGGTTATCTTGGGAACCAGGTAGTAGAGTATGTGATGGAAAATTATAAGGGCAGAAAGTTTAGATTCGTTGAACAGAAGGATTTACTGGGTCTTGGACATGCGGTAAGATTGGCTTTAAAAAAGAAAAGAACGCCTGTGCTTATTGTTCTAGGTGATACGATTATTGATGTTGATTATAAAAAAATTATAAATAAAGGGGAAAATACAATTGGCGTTATGGAAGTTGAAAATCCAAGGCGGTTTGGAGTAGTGGAGGTTAACGGGAGAAAAATTGTTGATTTAGTTGAAAAGTCGGAAAATCCACCGAGCAATCTTGCTATTGCTGGTGTCTATTATTTTAAGGATCAGTCATTATTAAAAAAAGGTATTGATGAAATAATGAAAAAAGGGGTAAAAACAAAAGGTGAATACCAGCTTACCGATGCAATGAGAATGCTCATAGAAAAGGGTGTTGATTTGTGGATAGAACCCATAGATGCTTGCTATGACTGTGGTACTCGAGAAGCATTGCTTGAGTCAAATAGAGTTTTATTGAATAAGTTTAAAACAGCTATTTATTCCTTTAAAGATTCTATAATAATACCGCCTGTATATATTCATCCCGATGCGGATGTAAGAAAATCCATAATAGGACCATATGTGAGTATAGGTGCTAATACTATTATAGAGTATTCAATAATCAAGGATTCAATAATCGATAAGAATTCCACCGCTAGGGAAGCAATAATTAAGGAAAGTCTCATTGGAAATAATTCTCATATTAGGGGGTCTTCGGTTATTCTTGAAGTTGGTGGTTATCCTTCGATGGATTTAGCTTGA
- the ahcY gene encoding adenosylhomocysteinase yields MEGKVKDVGLADLGRLKIEWAEAHMPVLMALRKKYEKDKPLKGMRISGCLHVTKETAVLIRTLVAAGAEVAWSGCNPLSTQDDVAAALYADGIPIWAWRGLSVDEFYWCIRQVIKQKPTLTLDDGADLIFTLHREYKDIAKQVVGGSEETTTGITRLRAMADDGALLYPVVAVNDAETKWDFDNVYGTGQSTIDGILRSTNILFAGKQVVVSGYGHCGKGVAIRAKGMGANVIVTEVKPTAALKATLDGFRVMPMDEACTIGDVFITATGMKDVIVGRHFEKMKDGAIVCNTGHYNCELNLDDLEKMTVEKKEMRSNCVLRVLKNGKKVFVLGEGRLINLVGAEGHPSEVMDMSFANQFLSMIYLSKNGDKLENKVYRVPDEQDQEIARLKLETMGIKIDSLTEEQMKYKTNYQEGT; encoded by the coding sequence ATGGAAGGTAAAGTAAAAGATGTAGGATTAGCGGATTTAGGGCGCCTGAAAATAGAATGGGCAGAAGCGCATATGCCTGTCTTAATGGCTCTGAGAAAAAAGTATGAGAAGGATAAGCCTTTGAAAGGTATGCGTATAAGCGGGTGTCTCCATGTGACGAAGGAAACAGCTGTTTTAATAAGAACTCTTGTGGCTGCTGGTGCTGAAGTTGCGTGGAGTGGATGTAATCCTTTAAGCACTCAGGATGATGTTGCTGCAGCTTTGTATGCCGATGGGATTCCTATCTGGGCATGGAGAGGCTTATCCGTTGATGAATTTTACTGGTGTATCAGACAGGTGATAAAGCAAAAGCCAACACTTACCCTTGATGACGGTGCTGACCTGATTTTTACATTGCATAGAGAATATAAAGATATTGCAAAGCAGGTTGTTGGAGGATCTGAGGAGACAACGACAGGGATTACTCGTCTGCGAGCGATGGCTGATGATGGAGCTCTACTTTATCCTGTAGTAGCGGTAAACGACGCAGAAACAAAGTGGGATTTTGATAACGTATATGGTACTGGACAGTCAACTATTGATGGTATATTAAGATCAACAAATATTTTATTTGCAGGAAAACAGGTGGTAGTATCTGGATATGGGCACTGTGGAAAAGGTGTTGCAATAAGAGCAAAAGGAATGGGTGCTAATGTTATAGTAACAGAAGTCAAACCAACAGCTGCTTTGAAGGCTACCCTTGATGGATTTAGAGTAATGCCCATGGATGAAGCCTGCACTATTGGCGATGTATTCATAACGGCTACAGGAATGAAAGATGTAATCGTTGGTAGACATTTTGAAAAAATGAAGGATGGTGCTATTGTTTGTAATACAGGGCATTATAACTGTGAGTTGAATCTTGATGATCTGGAAAAAATGACGGTTGAGAAGAAAGAAATGAGATCAAATTGTGTATTGCGTGTATTAAAAAATGGTAAAAAAGTCTTTGTATTGGGTGAAGGAAGGCTCATAAATCTGGTAGGAGCGGAAGGACATCCATCAGAGGTTATGGATATGTCCTTTGCAAATCAGTTTTTATCAATGATTTACCTTTCGAAAAATGGAGACAAACTTGAAAACAAAGTTTATCGTGTCCCTGATGAGCAGGATCAGGAAATAGCAAGGTTGAAACTTGAGACAATGGGAATTAAAATAGATAGCCTGACAGAAGAGCAAATGAAGTACAAGACCAATTATCAGGAAGGGACATAG